The Aminipila terrae nucleotide sequence TTACGGGGTTATCTTTCTTATGAATATAAGTACCCGGTTCCAGGTAACTATACACGAAATGAAATTTTTATCCGTGAGTTTGTTTTTGAGAATAAGGATGTCATGAGGCAGCTTTTGGGGTTCTTGCGAAAACAGGCAGATCAGGTACAGATAGTTGTATTTAATACAGAAGATGATAATTTCTATTATCTGTTTAATAATCCTACAAATGACGGATATACTTACATAGAACCATATGGTTATCTGGAAACAAATATGCAGGGTATCGGCGCCATGTACAAATTGTTTGATATAGCAGGAGCCTTTGCACAGTGTGCTCACAGAAATTATAACAATGCAAACCTTATTGTATGCTTTCAAGTAAAAAATGAACTCTACGGAACGGAAAGCAGAACAGCAATCACCTTCACGAATGGTATTGCTGAAGTTAGCCCAGAGACAACAGTTGCGGATGTAACTGTGACGGTTAACGGGGCTGATTTTGCGCCTATGTTCCTTGGTTCTGTTTCTCCTTTGGGTCTGTATAGGCTTGGATTATTGGAAGTAGACAATATGGATATGCTTGAAGAGGTAGACAGGATTTTCTATTGCAGTTCTAAGCCAGTGTGGTATTCAGACCTGTAAAATATTTAAACCATTAAAGCAATGAAAACTCTTGAATAGTAATAAAAACCTCTGAAATCAGAATATTATATCTTATATGAGGAAAAATATCTGATAAATAGGATATAAGACGCTTAGACGTTGAAGATTGAATGATAAGGAGAGTTTACTATGGGAGTTTTTAAGAAGAATAAAAATAAAAATGAAAAAAAGAATGATGGTAAATTTCACTCAAAGCACATCAAGCATGACCCTCAGGCCGAAAGTGCAAGAGCTGTGTTTGGGCTTAATAAGCAGGAAGCAGATGAGCAGGAAAATCAATAAAGCTAAGACAGCCTCCAATCGTTATGGTTGGGGGTTATTTTTTTTAATCGAAAATCTATCCTTAAACACTGATATGATGTATAATTTTTCCAAAGAGATAAAAACGGATAATTAGGGAGAAGTATTATGGATATTATTGAAATTTTACAAAATGTAAAACAGGATTACCAGAACAATTACGGATTAAAAAATTGTTTTGAAGATGTTTATAATTATCATAAGAGCATGGCCGACTATGAATGCACTCCTTTACATTCTCTGGATTGCATGGCAGAAAAATATAATGTAAAAAAATTATATGTGAAAGATGAATCCATGCGTTTTGGACTTAATGCATTTAAGGGGCTGGGTGTCAGCTATGCAGTACATAAAATTATGGAAAAATATCAGAAAGAGAAGTGTACATTTGTTAGCTGTACAGATGGAAATCATGGAAAAGCGTTAGCGTGGATTGCATGGAAGTCAGGTCAGAAAGCGGTTATATTCATGCCTAAGGGCAGTGAGGAACGGCGCGTTCATGCAATTCGCCAGTATCAGGCAGAAGTGTTTGTGACAGATATGAATTACGATGACACGGTTCGATACGCCGCAAAATTTGCTAAAGAAAAAGGTTTGTTTTTTGTACAGGATACAGCACTTCCAGGTTACGAAGAAGTCTCAGAGAATATTATGTATGGGTATTCCACCATGATAAGGGAGGCTCTGGAACAGATGAATGAGAAACCTACCCATATATTTTTACAGGCAGGTGTTGGTTCTATGGCGGGGGGAGTGGTCTGGTATCTATATGAGAAATATGGAATGGATTTACCATTTATCGGTATTATTGAATCAGAAGCAGTGCCCTGCATTTTTCAATCGGCTAAGGAGAACAGGCTGATCAGCATAGGAGGAGAACCTCATACTATCATGGCAGGATTAAACTGTGGAGAAGCGAATTATATTTCATTCCCATTATTGAAATCCCTGTCGGCCTGCTTTATTCAGTGTAACGACCAAATTACTTTAAAAGGTATGTACCGTGGGGAAAACCCTATAGGAGCAGATATTTCTTTTAGTTCTGGAGAATCAGGAGCTGTGGGACTGGGTCTGATTGAGGAAGTTTTACAGAATCCCAATAAGATGTGGAAAGAACAATTAAAATTGAATAAGGAATCTGTAATCTTACTATTTAGTACGGAGGGAAGGTTATCATAAAAACACACAGCCGGGGAGAAAACTTTGATTACTTTAAGATGTAATTAAAAAATTAGCAGATTATTACTGGTATTATTTACTATTTGGTGTAAAATTAAATATAAAGTATGTGTGTAGCATAAATAAAATAAAAGGAGCAGTTTAAAATGAAAAAAATAATGTCGATTATCACTATTGTTTTACTGATACTTTCATTAACGTTGTCCAATGTTTTTGCAGACCAGAAAACAGCTGCTAAAGCAATTGAATTTAGCAATATTGATTACACGAAATCAAATTATGTCAGGGTTATTTTAAATAATGAGCAAGTGAAATTTGATGTAAATCCTGTTGTTAAAGATGGAAGGACTCTGGTACCTGTGAGAAAAATCTTTGAAGCCATGGGAATGGAAGTAAAATGGGATGAGGCAACTAAAGAAATAAGTGCAGAAGGAGAAGGGGCTACAATTAAAATGAAATTAGACAGTTGTGAAGCAGCTGTTAATAATAAAGAGGTAACACTGGATGTTCCTGCACAAAGTATTAATAACAGGACCCTGGTTCCTATTCGATTTATATCAGAAAGTTTAGGATATCATGTAGTATGGATTGAAAAGTCAAATCTGATATTGATGAGTAAGGATGATATCTGGGAATGGCGTACTACCGGATATGAATCACGACCGCCATATATGGAATGTGAATATAAGTTCATTAATGGTGTACAGCAATTAACAGAGTTTAGATATACTGGTAAGGTAAAACAGGATGCATCCGTTAAAGTGTCTAACAGTAATTTAAAACCAGATAAAATCTATTTGTCGTTACCTGATTTACCTAAAACAATCAGTTCGTATTATACGTATACCGGTGACTTAATATCGGAATGTTTAATATCCCAGATACGCTGCGAATCAAAATATTACGATAGTTTAAACAGCTCTACAACTAAAGTGTATATTGCAGGAACTAAAATAGGAGGCGGAAGTGAACCCTGTGTCATCGGCTGGAAAGTATATGAAGAAGGCATTGTAGTAGACAGTGGAGATTTTTATTTTTCAGGAGTAGCTAACGGAGAGAGTTTTAAAGATCAGGTTGTTTATATAGAGGACCTAAAACCAGGGGTTCAATATAGAATGGAGATTTTTGGCGAAAGGTAAAATATTATGAAAACGGGAATCGTAGATGTAGGGGGCGGACTCAGAGGTATCTATGGAGCCGGAGTATTCGATTACTGCATAGATAAAAAAATCACCTTTGATTACTGTATAGGTGTTTCGGCGGGAAGTGCAAACATTGCTTCTTTTTTAGCAGGACAAAGGAAACGTAATTTTTTATTTTATCTTGATTACTCATTCCGTAAAAAATACATGAGCTTACATAACTTTATTAAAAGGGGCTCCTATATTGATCTGGACTATGTATATGGGGTCTTAAGCAATGCTAATGGGGAAAATCCTCTTGATTATCAGGCAGTTTCAAAGAATCCTGCTGAAATGAAAGTAGTCGCCTCTGAAGCGGTAAGCGGAAGAATAAAATATTTTGAAAAGAAAGATTTACGGGAGAATGATTATGGTATTTTGAAGGCATCCTCTTCTATTCCGGTAGTTTGCAAGCCATATGCTTTTAATAATACTCTTTATTTTGATGGGGCTTTAGGTGACCCCATACCAATCCGACAGGCTTTTTCAGATGGCTGTGACAGAGTAGTAGTGATTCTTACAAAACCCAGGGATGTGGTTCGTTCGCCAATAAAAGATGAAAAGCTTGCAAGGTTCTTGAAAAGGAAGTATCCGGAAGCAGCAAAAAACCTGGAGCTAAGAGCAAAAAGATATAACGAAAGTGTTTTTCTGACTAAAACCCTAGAAGAGCAGGGTAAGGCCTTAATTATTGCTCCGGATAATATAGCGGGAGCAGATACACTTACCAAGAATAAGGAAGTACTGCAGCGTTTATATCAAAAAGGATACAATGATGCAGAGAAGATTTCAGGGTTCTTGAATTTGCACAAGCATTTTGGTGTGGATTTAAAAGAATATGTTTAGATTATAGCAACCAGGTAACGATATGTTGATAACAGAATGGAGTAGTTTTTAAGGAGGAAAAATAAGTGTTAGACAGGATACCAACCGATAAAGATTTAATAGATTTAATGGGAGCACAGCTATATGATGTCTGGATAGGATTGTGCAACTTGATTGAGGAAAAATACGAAATGGACAGACTCTGGAACAGCGGAGGCAAAGCGTGGAAATATGAATACAAATACCGAAGAGGTGGGAAGACCCTTTGCGGCCTTTATGCAAAAGAAGAGGGCCTGGGGTTTATGGTCATAATGGGAAGAGATGAACGAGCCAAATTTGAAGAGGACAGAAGAAACTACTCAGCTGAAGTTCAAAAGCTATATGACGAAGCTACTACCTATCACGATGGTAAATGGCTGATGTTTGAGTTAAAAGACAAATCCCTGTTTTCAGACATGGAAAAGCTGCTTTTAATAAAACGAAAGCCCAACAGGAAGTAGCCAGGGAATGACTGTTTAATAGAGGGACTGGTTGAAACATAGCCGGATAGGAGTTTGAATAGGAAATAATGAATAATCCGTGGAAGAATATACAATTAGATGACTATGAAAGTCATATGAAGCTGGATAACATTATGCAGCTGCAAACAATGAATGAAATGATGGAGAGGCAGCTTTACGGCCATTCTGTTTCTTCTGTTATGATATTGGGTGTCGCAGGAGGAAATGGTTTAAACCATATAAAACCTGAAAGCTTTGAAAACGTATATGGTGTAGATATCAACGGTGACTATCTGAAAACCTGTGAAAAGCGTTACAAAAGCTTAAAAGGCATTTTTCAGCCTATAGAGGCTGACCTCACCAATCCAGACTTAATACTGCCAGAAGCTGATTTGGTTATTGCCAATTTGCTGATAGAGTATATAGGCTATGATAACTTTCGAAAGGTAATCCAAAAAATCAGGCCAGGTTATGCATCTTGTATAATTCAAATTAATACTGGAGAAAACTTTGTGTCGGACAGCCCATATCTGCATGCCTTTGATTGCTTAGAAGAATTGCATCACCAGATGTCAGAAAAAGAATTAACTCGTTCAATGGAAACTATCGGATATGGTTTTTCATGCTCTGAAGAGAAGGTCCTTCCAAATGGAAAGAAACTGGTATGTTTAGATTATGAACTTAACTGAAAAACATCCTCAAAAGCTATTTTGAGGATGTTTTTATTAGCTGACGATTAAGATTAATATAGTTCTTGACATAAAATTTTTATTCAATTACGCTTGTAATGTGAGATGGCGCCAACTCTCAATATATTAAAGGAGAGTAAACTTATGTATCATGGAAGATTTAAAGGGACACATTATGAAGTAGGATATAAATGGGGAAAGATGCTGGCCAAAGCAGGGAAAAAGCTTGATTTCTGCCCAACCTTTGAACTAACAGAAGAAAAATATGAATTTTCAAGACAATGTGCCAAAGAGTATAAAAAATACTTCCCTGAAATTATGGATGAAATCAGGGGTATTGCAGATGGAAATGAAGTATCTGTAGAAACATTGTCTGCTATTTTATTTTGTATGTATTGCTTTGAGTTTGATAACAAATGTACCTGTTTTGCCATTAGTACGGATGAAGAAATTATTTTTGGCAGAAACAGTGATTTCCTGGTAAGTCTTGAAAAGCTATATATGAATTGCATTTATCATTTAAAAGGGAGCTATTCATTTAATGCCAATACCACTGCCTATGTCCAAATGGAAGATGGTGTTAATGAGCATGGATTAGCTGTGGGACTTACTTTCATATATCCAAGAATAAGGAAGCCCGGGCTCAATTCAGGTATGCTTGTGAGATATTTACTGGAAAAATGTACGCACACAAAAGAGGCTGTTTCTGAATTAAATCGTTTACCTATAGCTTCTGCCCAGACCATTACTATAGCAGATAAAGAAGGACATATTGCTGTAGTTGAGTGCAATCCGGAAAACATTGTTGTTATTACACCGGAACATGGAACCAGTTTTGTGGCAACGGCAAACAACTTCAATTCTGAAACTATGAGACCATACCGTAATCCCGATATTGACGACTGGCGTTCTGATGAACGGTACCACACTGTATATAATGCGCTAAAAAATAGCAAGGACTTATATTCTATTTCCTTTGCACAAACTGTTTTGGCCGGAAAATACGGATTTATGTGCCAGTATGACCGTACAAAAAATGCAGACACTGTCTGGTCTGTAATATATGATTTGAAACGCAGACAAATATGGAGGTCAGAGGGCAATCCATCCCGAAAGAAGTTTAAAGAAGATGTACGAATGAAACTGTAATCACATCTGACCGCATAAAAAGTCATGAAGGTTCCTTCTGGCTTTACTATACTAAGACTACAAGGAAAGGAGAGAGAAGAATTGAACTGGATTAACAGCATGCAGAACGCAATCGATTATATTGAGGAGAACCTGACGGAAGAACTGGATTATGCAGAGATAGCAAGGAAAGCATATTCATCAAATTTTCATTTTCAAAGAGTATTCAGTATCCTTTGTGGTTATACCATGGGGGAATATATCCGTAACAGAAGGTTAACACTGGCCGGCAGTGATCTTGCATCCTCGGATATAAAAGTAATTGATGCAGCGTTAAAGTATGGATATGAAACCCCGGAAAGCTTTAGCAGAGCATTTACCCGGTTTCATGGAATAACTCCAACCCAGGCCAGAGCACACAGTGCCGGATTAAAATTGTTCTCCAGACTTTCTTTGAAATTAGTTTTAGAAGGAGGAGCGACTATGGATTATAGAATTGAAAAAAGAGATGCATTTAAAGTAATCGCACGAAAGGAACGCTTTAGCAGAGGAGGAGAAATAACACAGCAACACATTCATTCACTTTGGGAGGAAAGCATAAAGGATGGCACTATAGATAAACTTTGCAGCTATATTAATCCAAAGGATATTTTTGGAGGAGCGGTTGCAGGCATCAGCTTTGACAATCCTGATGAGGGAGACTTTGATTATGCCATCGGCGTTGTGTATGAGGACGGTCAGGTTGCGGATGGATTAACTGTAGAAGTAATACCCGCCAATACCTGGATGGTATTTAGCGGTACAGGTATCATGCCGGATGCGTTTAAAGACCTTTGGAAAAGAATTTATACGGAAGTTTTTCCAACAAGCAGTTACCAGCCATCTGGTGGTATGTGTATTGAAGTATATCCGAGTGATGAAGTTTTTTCAGATAACTTTACCTTTGAGATATGGTTATCCGTATCAGCTAAATAACGGAGATAGAAAAAGATGAAGAAGAAGAGGGCAGCTCATTACTGCCCTCTTCTTCTTCATCTTTCAATGTTTCAAAAATGTGGATGGGGTGAATAATAGAATTATGTTTATAATGCCTTAACCATATGATAAAATAATAAAAAATATAATTTGCAGGCTGAAAAGGAAAAATAAATGATATTAGATATATATGAAAAATGCAATGCAGATAAAGGTTGCCACGAAAGATGGGAAAGATGGGAAAGCCACAGGGATGAAATAAGCGCTGTATTAAATGAAAGGATATTTTCTGCTGAAAAAATAAAAAATGCCATTATTCTTGGAGCAGGACGCTGTGAAGATATAGATTTAAAATTTTTATTAAAACATGTAGAATCCTTAACTTTAGTTGACTATGATTATAACAGTATGGAAAAAGCCATAGAAAGGCAGCAGTTAGACAGAGAAGAATCAGATAAAGTTACCCTCAAGGGGAACGTTGAATTTACTGGATTTTATAAGGAAGAGTTTATAAATGAAGTCATCGATAAAATTAAAAGGGAAGAAAGTCCTGAGAGTGTGGTTCAGTTTATTACAGCTCACTTGAGTTCCATTAACAGTGGTTTAAGCCAATCGCTGGATAATAATAAATATTCTTTAGTAATTTCTGGTGCAGTTCACTCTCAGTTAATTGTGCCTTATACACAAATAGCTGCCTTAAATGAAGATTATACAGGGCAACTCATGCTTGAAGCAGGTAATATTGCAAATACGTTAGCTGAAAATTATAATAAAAACCTGTTTTCTCTGGTAGGTGAAAAAGGATGGCTGTTCTCATACTTTGATGTGATGGAGCTGTCAGAAAGCAATAATACATTGCAGTATGAAGAAATAATCAATGGATTATTAGTTCAAAATGAATATCAGAAAATCGATGAATTTTTTCTACAAAATGGAGGAGTAGCTGGGGCAAGACATGGTTACAATCATTTGTTCCAATTGGCTCGTCAGTACAATCCCTTTGAAAAATGCTGGATATGGCAATTCAGGGACAATAAAAAGTATTATATCCGCAGCTTGTGTGTTAATAAGGTATAAAAACGGCTCTGATAGTTTTTATTCAATCCACTCCTCTGGATGATTCATGCAGAATAATTATCTTTATGATAGAGTTAATACTTACCAAGAAAAAAAGATATAATATTAATTTGCTTTATTTTTGGATATGTGATATAATAAATCTATTGCAAAAGAATGTACCTGATAGGTACCAGACAGTTAATTGATAATTAATGAATAAGATATTGTTTCAACTCTTGTGATTTTTATTGCAAGAGTTTTTTAATTTTAGTTATAATAAAAAGCTCTGTGGAAATGTTAAATGAATATAAGATTGAAATTTGAGAAATTAAATATTATTTTTAAATAAGTCTCAGCTGAGTTTTATTGGGGAGGTAGATAAAATGAGAACTGCACTTGATTTGTTGAAAGAAGTGACCAACTTGGGATTTGACCAACAAAAAACTCTGATGCGAATCGATAAGATTCTAGATAAAGAGCTAGGAATTGAAAGTCGAAAACCCTTATTAGATGAAAAACTGCCTGACCATATCTATGGGAATATACTTAGTGCTTTTAGAGAAGAAGAGAAAAGGAATAGAAATTAATGAAACTAAATATTAAGGATGAAATAAAAATGGCAGAATTAAACTATTCTGAATATACAAATTCTGTAGGAGTGAGTATCAGGTTTCTTGGCAATAGAAATAATAAAGAAAGGGAAGATACTAAATGATTGAAGAGAAAAATATTGAGTTTGAGCTCACAGAAGAAGTCATTAACGAATGCTTACAATTTATGTAAGTCTATTCAGAAAAAATGCAACACCTTGGGGTAATCCAAGGTGTTTTTTTTACGCTAATTCTTTAAAATCTAGTATTCATTCACAGACCTCCTTTATAGGTTTCCAATATCGAGATCCATCAGGCTCCCGCCTTAGTAAATCATTATCTATTAATTCTCGCCGCAATACAAAGTAATCTCCAAAATCATGCCACTTACTACAGATTTCATTAACTTCACCTTCCGAATAATTACATTCAGGCTCAAATTTTTCAGCAAGATATGCTAATACTGCGTATCGGAGTTTGTGTTTTTGCGGTAGCTGGGTAATTTTTCCTGAACCGTCAAGAAACCTCTTGATATTAATTTTTTCTTCCATTTTAAGCACCTCATTTCAGATTTTGTTCCCGTTGCTTTTCAAGCCACATGTCAAGTAGGACCTCAATGTCATCTGTAAATTCCCGGTCGGTCTGTGTATCTTTCTTTTTTATTTCCTCAAGTATAATAAGAGAAAAGGAGTCTGCCCCATACTTGTTCCATTCTGTGAGCATGGCTGGCTCCATGCAAGAATTGATTGATACAGAAAAGTCAAACCTGTTTTTTTCTCCAACCATATCCTGGGTGGATTTAATCCAGGTCCGTCCATTACCATTACATTTAATATAATAAACCCCACCGGTTACCGTTCTGTTTTTATATTGTTCAAGCAATTGTTTTCTTGATTGTTTATCCATAAATACACCTCCTGTATGAATATGCTATATACTATATTAGTTGCCCAAAATAGGAGAAACAATCAACGCTCCGTAGAGTTAAAGACTTTTTTATAAAATTCTCAAAACTTTACAAAAATCAATAGAATAATTATGTTTATTAAGCTTTTATTCTATGATAGAATAAAAAAGTAGAGAGGCATAGCAATGGTTGTGTCTTTTGTTGTGTCTAATAATAATCGGATATCCTTTAACATTACTTGATTTTAACCGGAGGCATCAATGGAATCTCAATATACTAAGAAAAAATCTTTTATAATAAATGCAGTTTATGTCCTACTGATTGCATTAATTGTTTATGTTGCTTTAAAATATGTTTTTAATTTAATAAGCCCATTCCTTTTTGCTTTTGGAATTGCTTATTTATTAAAAGGCCCGGCAAAATGTATTTCATCATTACTGAAAATTCCTACCAAATGGGTATCTGTAATCTTGGTGGTGCTTTTTTACAGTACCATTGGTGTTTTAATTTCTTTGGTTGGGGTTAAACTGATTTCAACGGCTACTACTATTATCTCTGAACTGCCCACCATATATGAAAGTCAATTGGAACCATTTCTAATTAACAGCTTTCATGGGATAGAAAATGCTGTATCTGGGCTGGCACCAACCTTTATAAACATGTTTAACGAAGGCTTTGATCAGTTTGTAAATACGTTGGGAGTGAATGTTACTAATCTATCTTTATCCTTAGTAGGTGCCATATCTAATATCGCATCCTCCTTACCGGCTTTTTTTATAAAGATTCTAATAATGATTATTTCAACTTTCTTTATAGCCATGGATTACGATATTTTGTCAAAATTTATGCTGAGGCAGTTTTCGCCTAAAGGCAGGAAAATTATTTTAAGTATAAAGCAGTATATGGTTAACACGTTATTTGTAGTGATTCGTTCCTATGCTTTAATCATGTCCATTACGTTTATGGAGTTGTTTATCGGACTTTCTATCATAGGAATTAAAAATGCAATACTAATCGCATTAACCGTTGCTCTTTTCGACATCCTGCCAGTGCTTGGAACTGGAGGGATCATGATTCCCTGGACCCTTATTAACTTTTTCCAGGGGAATTTTGAGACGGGAATTGGATTGCTTATACTTTATATTTTCATTACGGTTATCCGAAATATTATTGAACCTAAAATTGTTGGAAGCCAGTTAGGCCTGCATCCGGTAGTCACCCTGTTTTGTTTATTTCTTGGGGCTAATTTGTTTGGGGTTATCGGATTATTCGGATTTCCCATTACCTTGTCTTTACTTAAACACCTGAATGATGCAGGAACTATTAGGATATTTAAATAAAAAATTATACGAAATATTACTGAATTTTTAACGGATAAAGCAGATTTGATAGCATTAAACTAGTTATCAAATCTGCTTATTTTGCTTTTAAAAAGAGTAATATTTATTTTTGAAAAAATAATGATAAATTTTTTAATACTTTAAAAATTTTGGAAAATTTTGTACGAAAAAGGTTGATTGCACTTCCAAAGAAAGCTACAATGGAAATATATTCTATATTTGGTGGGATTTTTAGAAAAATGGGAGGAAAATTCTAATGAGAAAACAATTTAAAGGTTTTATTGCCGGGTTTATTTTTGCCTGCATGCTGGTTATTCCAGGGTCAGTATTTGCGGACAACATACAGGCACTGTTTAATACAGCCAATATTGCTGTAGATGGAAAAACTGCGGTAAAACAGGGGGAAAACTATCAGTTGTCCGATGGGAGTACAGTGCCTTTTAGTATTAATTACAAAGGAACAACGTATATTCCAATCAGAAAAGTAAGTGAATTACTTGGGATAGGCATTAATTATGACAATGCAACCAAAACTGTTCAGATTACAAGCAACTCAAATAGTACGGTTGTAACACCACAGAAACCAACAGAAACAACTACTACAAGTTCTGCAGTTACAAGCAGCACTTCATATTGCGTATTTAATGAATGCAATAAAGATGCAAATAGTAGTGGTGATAAAGTTGCCCACGTTATTGGATTTAAAGATGGTGTGAAGATGGATACTTATTTAGACTATTCTTATTACACTGCCATCTCATCCAAAATGAGCTCAGCCCAGTTATGGGAAACTACAATGAAGAAGGGGAATGTAACAAAGTTAAAAGCTGTAGGTGCTTCCAAATCCGGTGAAGTTCTGGATAGTGATGGAAGAAATTCTGTTTCTTTATCTTCCGGACAGTATGAACTGAGCAAAAAAGTAGTTGTATATCAATGGACAGATGATAATGAATATAGAACTTTTACTGGCGATTTAAAAAAGAATGATTATGCAAATTTATATGATACCGACGGAGATAAGAAATATGATGTTGTCATATTTAACAGAAATGGGAAGACTCTGCCAGAAGGGGATAGCTCAACTGTAAAAGAAGCAAAGGATAGTACAGCAAATACCAATAATTCTGGTACCACAAGTGGTACTACCACTAAGACCGATACTTCCAGTAAAACCTATAAAATTGCTTCTACAGGTTATGCAGTAATAAATGAGTGCATGAAGGATGCAAATAGTGATGGAGACAAGGTTCAGCATGTGGTAGGTTTCCTAGAGGGTAGGAAACTTGATGCAGCAACTTCAGAGAGAAACACTGTAAATGGTTGGAAGGAACCTGTGTTAAGCGGTAATGGTTTCAATAATGCTGCATTATATAAGATGAGTGTTAATTCCATCGATGTCATTGCTACAGCAGAGAAGGTAAGCCCTAATGTGGACCAGGCAGCAGTAGAAAAAGCGGATAAGAGAAATTCTGTTACTATTGCTGGGAAGACGTATAACCTATCCAGTTCTGTGATAGTATATCAGGTAACGAAGGATGATGAATACAGAATATATACAGGAGATATCAAAGATAATGATATTGTACAGTTATACGAAACAGACAGTTCAAAAGATGGGTATGATATTGTAATTTGTTCAAGACCATAAATATTTAATGAATAAACTTTTACATTAAATCATATAGTCAATAAGGGATTACCACTTCGGCAATGGTGGTTAGCCCAGAACCGGTTTGAAATAGTCAGCCATCTAAATAAATGCTTGTTTAGGTGGTTGTGCTATTTTTTGTGCATTATTGAAATGCAGGTAGAAATAATTCCAAGAATTACTAGTGAGTAAGTGAAAAGACCTTCATACGTAACCATAGCCTCACCTCCCATTTGGAAAGAGGCTAACCATCAAGTGGTAATCCCATATTAAATAATTGTTGGGACAGTTTTACAAACTAATCAGGTCGGAATAGGTTAATTATTTAAGCTAAAATTAGATAGATAAATATAAGAAGACAATCAGTTAAAAATGCGGGAGATGCAGATGTAAATCTGCTAACCGATAAAGAAATATTATAATCTTTTTTTAAGAAACAGATATATAAATATATTAATTTACAGGGGCTATAAATCGCTTTAATAATATATATTCAAAGGATAAGAAATATATGTATCATTTAACAGAATATCAATAAAATCCAAAAGTATTTTTTTTACCAATATTTACTTGTATATATTTCTATGACCGGATGGTAAAATTGTGAAAAAAATATATACAAAGAGAGAAGAGATGAAAAAATGAAAGCAACAGGAATAGTAAGAAAAATAGATGAGCTTGGAAGAATTGTTTTACCAATGGAGCTAAGAAGAACTTTGGGTATAGACATTAAGGATCCCCTTGAGATTTACGTAGAGTCGGACGCGATCCTACTTAAGAAGTATAATCCTTCATGTATAATTTGCGGGAGCATGAAAGAACTTTCAGATTTCCAAGGAAAGAACATCTGTAAAAAGTGTAGGGAAGAAC carries:
- a CDS encoding DUF2087 domain-containing protein produces the protein MEEKINIKRFLDGSGKITQLPQKHKLRYAVLAYLAEKFEPECNYSEGEVNEICSKWHDFGDYFVLRRELIDNDLLRREPDGSRYWKPIKEVCE
- the ytvI gene encoding sporulation integral membrane protein YtvI, whose product is MESQYTKKKSFIINAVYVLLIALIVYVALKYVFNLISPFLFAFGIAYLLKGPAKCISSLLKIPTKWVSVILVVLFYSTIGVLISLVGVKLISTATTIISELPTIYESQLEPFLINSFHGIENAVSGLAPTFINMFNEGFDQFVNTLGVNVTNLSLSLVGAISNIASSLPAFFIKILIMIISTFFIAMDYDILSKFMLRQFSPKGRKIILSIKQYMVNTLFVVIRSYALIMSITFMELFIGLSIIGIKNAILIALTVALFDILPVLGTGGIMIPWTLINFFQGNFETGIGLLILYIFITVIRNIIEPKIVGSQLGLHPVVTLFCLFLGANLFGVIGLFGFPITLSLLKHLNDAGTIRIFK
- a CDS encoding GIY-YIG nuclease family protein, coding for MDKQSRKQLLEQYKNRTVTGGVYYIKCNGNGRTWIKSTQDMVGEKNRFDFSVSINSCMEPAMLTEWNKYGADSFSLIILEEIKKKDTQTDREFTDDIEVLLDMWLEKQREQNLK
- a CDS encoding stalk domain-containing protein: MRKQFKGFIAGFIFACMLVIPGSVFADNIQALFNTANIAVDGKTAVKQGENYQLSDGSTVPFSINYKGTTYIPIRKVSELLGIGINYDNATKTVQITSNSNSTVVTPQKPTETTTTSSAVTSSTSYCVFNECNKDANSSGDKVAHVIGFKDGVKMDTYLDYSYYTAISSKMSSAQLWETTMKKGNVTKLKAVGASKSGEVLDSDGRNSVSLSSGQYELSKKVVVYQWTDDNEYRTFTGDLKKNDYANLYDTDGDKKYDVVIFNRNGKTLPEGDSSTVKEAKDSTANTNNSGTTSGTTTKTDTSSKTYKIASTGYAVINECMKDANSDGDKVQHVVGFLEGRKLDAATSERNTVNGWKEPVLSGNGFNNAALYKMSVNSIDVIATAEKVSPNVDQAAVEKADKRNSVTIAGKTYNLSSSVIVYQVTKDDEYRIYTGDIKDNDIVQLYETDSSKDGYDIVICSRP
- a CDS encoding AbrB/MazE/SpoVT family DNA-binding domain-containing protein, encoding MKATGIVRKIDELGRIVLPMELRRTLGIDIKDPLEIYVESDAILLKKYNPSCIICGSMKELSDFQGKNICKKCREEL
- a CDS encoding AraC family transcriptional regulator; the encoded protein is MNWINSMQNAIDYIEENLTEELDYAEIARKAYSSNFHFQRVFSILCGYTMGEYIRNRRLTLAGSDLASSDIKVIDAALKYGYETPESFSRAFTRFHGITPTQARAHSAGLKLFSRLSLKLVLEGGATMDYRIEKRDAFKVIARKERFSRGGEITQQHIHSLWEESIKDGTIDKLCSYINPKDIFGGAVAGISFDNPDEGDFDYAIGVVYEDGQVADGLTVEVIPANTWMVFSGTGIMPDAFKDLWKRIYTEVFPTSSYQPSGGMCIEVYPSDEVFSDNFTFEIWLSVSAK